From the genome of Malus sylvestris chromosome 6, drMalSylv7.2, whole genome shotgun sequence, one region includes:
- the LOC126625100 gene encoding disease resistance response protein 206-like has translation MEARSSSVLIFFFMFLAISSAFPKHKDKYKPCKHLVLFFHDIIYNGKNAANATSAIVAAPQGSNLTILAPNFHFGNIAVFDDPITLDNNLHSKPVGRAQGMYMYDTKNTFTAWLGFSFYLNSTDYQGTINFIGADPILIKYREISVVGGTGDFFMHRGVATIDTDSYEGEVYFRLKVDIKFYECW, from the coding sequence ATGGAAGCAAGAAGTTCCTCGGTTctaatattcttcttcatgttcCTCGCTATATCTTCAGCCTTCCCAAAACACAAAGACAAGTACAAACCATGCAAGCACTTGGTGCTATTCTTCCATGACATTATCTACAATGGAAAAAATGCTGCAAATGCTACATCTGCGATTGTGGCAGCCCCTCAAGGATCCAACCTAACCATCTTGGCACCGAATTTTCATTTCGGGAACATAGCGGTTTTCGATGACCCCATTACCCTCGACAACAATCTGCACTCCAAGCCTGTGGGCAGGGCACAAGGGATGTACATGTATGATACAAAGAACACATTCACTGCTTGGCTTGGCTTCTCATTTTATCTAAACAGCACAGACTACCAAGGCACAATAAATTTCATCGGAGCCGACCCCATTTTGATTAAATATAGGGAGATATCCGTCGTGGGTGGCACCGGGGACTTTTTCATGCACCGGGGAGTTGCAACCATAGACACGGATTCATATGAAGGTGAAGTCTACTTCAGGCTCAAGGTGGATATCAAGTTCTATGAGTGTTGGTAA
- the LOC126626868 gene encoding putative disease resistance protein RGA3 — protein MQVLGLGTGSNTIKGKVRNFFSGRNSFVSSYKMGHRVKDIREKLGEIAAAKAQFNLAERSVEWHGMHMERETHSFVHAPDVIGRESEKEEIVVQLFKDTHTGPGDEENVSVISINGLGGLGKTTLAKLVYNDNRVVTNFELRIRVCVSDDFDSKRLLSEIVTAATSQKCGDESIEQMQMKLRRALTGKKLLLVLDDVWDKGPMGITVKKWIDLKSLLNVAACGSKIIVTTRNESVALLMGYAHMHLLKVLPLSDCMTIFVKVAFARREEQNHPNLMKIGEDIVKKCGGVPLALYTLGGLLYSNKDERYWSHVRDSDIWNLEQGSDGILPGLKLSYDALPVYLKPCFAFCSLFPKDYIFRSSELIPLWMAQGFVQSSKGYQELEDIGLEYIRKLCSRYFFQIEEDNFLFVRFRIHDLVHDLAISTARLEYSSLNFRPGEYSTVIRHVSISQKELSKDKEEDPKFLLPFEKLRTILIPDLNSEYLPTEVGANNQSFLKRCISMFNYLRLLDLSNLTLKVLPSSIGNLSHLRYLDLSYNQRIKKLPDSICKLQHLQTLLLINCGKIKELPENMGNLISLRYLALTINQHHLPKVIGRLTSLRTLYITACKYLLSFGEGVRTLPNLRTFVIVNCQNMKSLSCNMTALENLAIYNCSVLDLTRLGEGIRGLQSFWIVGSKLEELPHWLQECKHSENVAFGILYLSRVTPGVVRKPHFSPTNKD, from the coding sequence ATGCAGGTGCTCGGCCTTGGGACTGGGAGTAATACCATCAAAGGAAAGGTACGCAACTTCTTTTCAGGTCGAAATTCATTCGTGTCAAGCTACAAAATGGGCCATAGAGTCAAGGATATTAGAGAAAAGTTAGGTGAAATTGCAGCTGCAAAAGCTCAATTCAATCTCGCCGAACGATCTGTAGAATGGCATGGCATGCACATGGAGAGGGAGACCCACTCTTTTGTGCACGCCCCAGATGTTATAGGGAGAGAGAGCGAAAAAGAAGAGATTGTCGTCCAACTCTTTAAGGACACTCACACTGGTCCAGGTGATGAGGAGAATGTTTCTGTTATTTCAATTAATGGATTAGGAGGATTGGGAAAGACTACGCTTGCTAAATTGGTGTATAATGATAACAGGGTAGTGACCAACTTTGAGTTAAGAATACGGGTTTGCGTATCAGACGATTTTGATAGTAAAAGATTGCTTAGCGAAATTGTTACTGCGGCAACCAGCCAAAAATGTGGTGATGAAAGTATTGAACAGATGCAAATGAAGTTGCGACGTGCTTTGACTGGTAAAAAACTTTTactggttttggatgatgtctGGGACAAGGGGCCAATGGGAATAACAGTCAAAAAATGGATTGATTTAAAATCTTTGTTAAATGTTGCAGCTTGCGGGAGTAAAATTATTGTAACAACGCGCAATGAATCAGTAGCTTTGCTTATGGGGTATGCACACATGCATCTGTTGAAAGTTCTTCCCCTCTCAGATTGCATGACCATATTCGTAAAAGTGGCATTTGCAAGAAGAGAAGAGCAAAACCATCCAAACTTGATGAAAATAGGGGAAGATATTGTGAAGAAGTGCGGAGGGGTTCCCCTTGCCTTGTATACCCTAGGGGGCCTACTCTACTCGAATAAGGACGAACGTTATTGGTCACATGTAAGAGATAGTGACATATGGAATTTGGAACAAGGAAGCGACGGCATTTTACCCGGACTCAAGTTAAGCTACGATGCATTGCCAGTTTACTTGAAACCTTGTTTTGCCTTTTGTTCACTATTCCCAAAGGACTACATATTTCGAAGTTCAGAATTGATCCCGTTGTGGATGGCTCAAGGCTTTGTTCAATCCTCCAAAGGATACCAAGAACTTGAAGATATCGGTCTGGAGTACATTAGGAAATTATGTTCTAGATATTTCTTCCAGATTGAGGAAGATAATTTCCTTTTTGTACGGTTTAGAATACACGATCTAGTTCATGATTTAGCAATCTCAACAGCACGGCTAGAATACTCATCTCTAAATTTTCGTCCTGGTGAATATTCCACGGTGATCCGGCATGTGTCAATATCTCAAAAGGAATTGTCCAAGGATAAAGAAGAAGACCCCAAATTCTTACTCCCTTTTGAGAAATTGCGAACCATTCTAATTCCAGACTTGAATAGTGAATATCTTCCTACAGAAGTTGGTGCCAACAATCAATCTTTTTTGAAGAGATGCATCTCAATGTTCAACTACCTACGGCTTCTAGATCTTAGTAACTTGACCCTCAAGGTACTGCCTAGTTCCATCGGTAACTTGAGTCACTTGAGATACCTCGACCTGTCGTATAATCAGCGGATAAAGAAGCTTCCTGATTCCATTTGCAAGCTGCAGCATTTGCAGACCTTACTGCTTATAAACTGTGGAAAAATCAAGGAGTTACCCGAAAACATGGGAAACCTGATTAGCCTCAGGTACTTAGCTTTAACCATAAATCAGCACCATTTGCCCAAAGTAATTGGACGTCTCACCTCTCTTCGAACTTTATACATCACTGCATGCAAATATCTTTTATCCTTCGGGGAAGGAGTGCGAACCCTGCCTAATCTTCGAACATTTGTTATAGTGAACTGTCAAAATATGAAGTCTCTGTCATGTAATATGACTGCATTGGAGAATTTGGCTATCTATAATTGTAGTGTTCTTGATCTGACGAGGTTGGGAGAAGGCATCCGAGGTCTTCAATCGTTTTGGATTGTAGGTTCAAAACTGGAGGAGTTGCCGCATTGGCTTCAAGAGTGCAAACACTCTGAAAACGTTGCATTTGGGATATTGTACTTATCTCGAGTTACTCCCGGAGTGGTTCGAAAACCTCACTTTTCTCCAACAAATAAAGATTAG